A genomic region of Oncorhynchus mykiss isolate Arlee chromosome 2, USDA_OmykA_1.1, whole genome shotgun sequence contains the following coding sequences:
- the LOC110538019 gene encoding zinc finger protein 100 isoform X1, whose amino-acid sequence MDIQSPTMDSDILNIEEIVMGKGPPDPPAELTTEKPAEPYKPISFKAPPPPTIQPYQHENLQCFQCFITFCNSKAKERHMKKSHREEYKQQLQQGDTLFTCYVCDRTFPSSEELTQHQGSHNKEDKPFKCPHCQESFRTFSELTTHRRQVCPERQFVCKDCSETFRSPALLRTHRLAQHPRPEAEVDEPDDPTKTHRCGKCNRGFETESELIMHQENHAGDQHCNGSASPAKKRGRPFKAEDATVGEKKGKRRKKEEGTEEAETGNNAEEAAAAPAETKGKAAAAGGGRRGRPKAAAGEEAREDDSEAPAEEKKPKAAPAPPKQHPCPECELTFPALAQLRAHKKEKHTPRKAHPCEECEESFARPEQLEAHKNRAHTKGRYACPTCGKSFGRESNLKGHQQSSHPEEEEEEKKQEAAGRRKR is encoded by the exons ATG GACATCCAGTCTCCCACGATGGACTCAGACATACTGAATATAGAGGAGATAGTGATGGGGAAGGGGCCACCAGATCCCCCTGCAGAACTGACCACTGAGAAACCAGCAGAACCCTACAAACCCATCTCCTTCAAAGCACCGCCTCCACCCACCATTCAACCAT ATCAGCATGAGAACCTGCAGTGTTTCCAGTGCTTCATCACCTTCTGTAACTCCAAAGCCAAGGAGAGGCACATGAAGAAGAGCCATCGTGAGGAGTACAAGcagcagctccagcag GGAGATACTCTGTTCACCTGCTATGTGTGTGACCGTACCTTTCCGTCCTCGGAGGAGCTGACCCAGCACCAGGGCTCACACAACAAGGAGGACAAGCCCTTCAAGTGTCCCCACTGCCAGGAGAGCTTCCGCACCTTCTCTGAG cTGACGACCCACAGGAGACAAGTTTGTCCAGAGAGGCAATTTGTGTGTAAGGACTGCAGTGAGACCTTCCGCAGCCCCGCCCTCCTTCGTACCCACCGCTTGGCCCAGCACCCCCGTCCAGAGGCAGAGGTGGATGAGCCAGATGACCCTACCAAGACCCACCGCTGTGGGAAGTGCAACCGGGGCTTCGAGACTGAGTCTGAGCTAATAATGCACCAGGAGAACCACGCCGGTGACCAGCACTGCAATGGCAGTGCTTCGCCTGCAAAGAAGCGCGGACGGCCCTTTAAAGCAGAGGACGCAACGGTCGGAGAGaagaaagggaagaggagaaagaaggaagagGGCACAGAGGAGGCGGAGACTGGAAACAATGCAGAGGAGGCTGCAGCAGCTCCGGCTGAGACCAAGgggaaagcagcagcagcaggaggtggCAGGCGAGGCCGTCCTAAAGCAGCAGCAGGCGAGGAGGCCAGAGAAGACGACAGTGAAGCCCCAGCAGAGGAGAAGAAACCCAAAGCGGCTCCCGCTCCACCCAAGCAACACCCCTGCCCTGAGTGTGAGCTCACGTTCCCTGCCCTGGCCCAGCTCCGCGCCCACAAGAAGGAAAAGCACACCCCACGTAAGGCCCATCCCTGCGAGGAGTGTGAGGAGAGCTTTGCCCGTCCCGAGCAGCTAGAAGCCCACAAGAACCGGGCACACACCAAGGGGCGTTACGCCTGCCCTACCTGTGGAAAGAGCTTTGGCCGAGAGAGCAACCTGAAGGGCCACCAGCAGAGCAGCCacccagaggaggaagaggaggagaagaagcaaGAGGCGGCGGGCCGCCGCAAGAGATAA
- the LOC110538019 gene encoding zinc finger protein 100 isoform X2 yields MDSDILNIEEIVMGKGPPDPPAELTTEKPAEPYKPISFKAPPPPTIQPYQHENLQCFQCFITFCNSKAKERHMKKSHREEYKQQLQQGDTLFTCYVCDRTFPSSEELTQHQGSHNKEDKPFKCPHCQESFRTFSELTTHRRQVCPERQFVCKDCSETFRSPALLRTHRLAQHPRPEAEVDEPDDPTKTHRCGKCNRGFETESELIMHQENHAGDQHCNGSASPAKKRGRPFKAEDATVGEKKGKRRKKEEGTEEAETGNNAEEAAAAPAETKGKAAAAGGGRRGRPKAAAGEEAREDDSEAPAEEKKPKAAPAPPKQHPCPECELTFPALAQLRAHKKEKHTPRKAHPCEECEESFARPEQLEAHKNRAHTKGRYACPTCGKSFGRESNLKGHQQSSHPEEEEEEKKQEAAGRRKR; encoded by the exons ATGGACTCAGACATACTGAATATAGAGGAGATAGTGATGGGGAAGGGGCCACCAGATCCCCCTGCAGAACTGACCACTGAGAAACCAGCAGAACCCTACAAACCCATCTCCTTCAAAGCACCGCCTCCACCCACCATTCAACCAT ATCAGCATGAGAACCTGCAGTGTTTCCAGTGCTTCATCACCTTCTGTAACTCCAAAGCCAAGGAGAGGCACATGAAGAAGAGCCATCGTGAGGAGTACAAGcagcagctccagcag GGAGATACTCTGTTCACCTGCTATGTGTGTGACCGTACCTTTCCGTCCTCGGAGGAGCTGACCCAGCACCAGGGCTCACACAACAAGGAGGACAAGCCCTTCAAGTGTCCCCACTGCCAGGAGAGCTTCCGCACCTTCTCTGAG cTGACGACCCACAGGAGACAAGTTTGTCCAGAGAGGCAATTTGTGTGTAAGGACTGCAGTGAGACCTTCCGCAGCCCCGCCCTCCTTCGTACCCACCGCTTGGCCCAGCACCCCCGTCCAGAGGCAGAGGTGGATGAGCCAGATGACCCTACCAAGACCCACCGCTGTGGGAAGTGCAACCGGGGCTTCGAGACTGAGTCTGAGCTAATAATGCACCAGGAGAACCACGCCGGTGACCAGCACTGCAATGGCAGTGCTTCGCCTGCAAAGAAGCGCGGACGGCCCTTTAAAGCAGAGGACGCAACGGTCGGAGAGaagaaagggaagaggagaaagaaggaagagGGCACAGAGGAGGCGGAGACTGGAAACAATGCAGAGGAGGCTGCAGCAGCTCCGGCTGAGACCAAGgggaaagcagcagcagcaggaggtggCAGGCGAGGCCGTCCTAAAGCAGCAGCAGGCGAGGAGGCCAGAGAAGACGACAGTGAAGCCCCAGCAGAGGAGAAGAAACCCAAAGCGGCTCCCGCTCCACCCAAGCAACACCCCTGCCCTGAGTGTGAGCTCACGTTCCCTGCCCTGGCCCAGCTCCGCGCCCACAAGAAGGAAAAGCACACCCCACGTAAGGCCCATCCCTGCGAGGAGTGTGAGGAGAGCTTTGCCCGTCCCGAGCAGCTAGAAGCCCACAAGAACCGGGCACACACCAAGGGGCGTTACGCCTGCCCTACCTGTGGAAAGAGCTTTGGCCGAGAGAGCAACCTGAAGGGCCACCAGCAGAGCAGCCacccagaggaggaagaggaggagaagaagcaaGAGGCGGCGGGCCGCCGCAAGAGATAA